A genomic stretch from Deinococcus ruber includes:
- a CDS encoding sugar ABC transporter substrate-binding protein gives MKKALTVLSLALLGNASAATLTIWTHFGDAELSWLKAQTAAYTKSSGNAVNIVSVPFDQMPDKFIQSAPKGQGPDLVVTLPQDRLGQLAASGVIADMSTYVVGRSDLDPTAVSAMTYNGKLFGLPMFAEAVAVVYNKKLLPNGVPSNWDAFIKAAQGQTGNGKFGFLVDLSNAYMNYGIVSAFGGYVFKNNNGTLNTKDVGLANAGSGKAMAMLNDLRYKYNLIPEGVDGGVAKSAFTDGRLAMLLTGPWDMADIKKAGISYGIANLPAPTGATGKWSPFVGVQGIMMNAYSKNKQAASALAKMLVSSSSQVAFNKAGGRIPVSLAARVQLKADPVVVGFGKAISAGTPMPNVPQMGAVWGPWSNAVAQSVQKPNPNYSGILDSAVKEINSNIK, from the coding sequence ATGAAGAAAGCACTGACCGTTCTGTCGCTCGCCCTGCTGGGCAACGCCTCTGCCGCCACCCTCACCATCTGGACGCACTTCGGAGACGCTGAACTCAGCTGGCTCAAGGCGCAGACCGCCGCGTATACCAAGAGCAGCGGCAATGCCGTGAATATCGTCTCGGTGCCGTTCGATCAGATGCCCGACAAGTTCATCCAGTCTGCGCCCAAGGGCCAGGGACCTGATCTGGTGGTCACGCTGCCGCAGGACCGTCTGGGCCAGCTGGCCGCCTCGGGCGTGATTGCCGACATGAGCACCTACGTGGTGGGCCGCAGTGACCTGGACCCCACGGCAGTGAGCGCCATGACGTACAACGGCAAGCTGTTCGGTCTGCCGATGTTCGCCGAGGCTGTCGCAGTGGTCTACAACAAGAAGCTGCTGCCCAACGGCGTGCCGAGCAATTGGGACGCCTTCATCAAGGCCGCGCAGGGACAGACCGGTAACGGCAAATTCGGCTTCCTGGTCGATCTGAGCAACGCCTACATGAACTACGGCATCGTGAGCGCGTTCGGCGGGTACGTCTTCAAGAACAACAACGGCACACTGAACACCAAGGACGTGGGCCTTGCCAACGCCGGTTCCGGCAAGGCGATGGCGATGCTGAACGACCTGCGCTACAAGTACAACCTGATTCCCGAAGGCGTGGACGGCGGCGTTGCCAAGAGTGCGTTTACCGATGGCCGCCTCGCCATGCTGCTGACCGGCCCCTGGGACATGGCCGACATCAAGAAGGCGGGCATCAGTTACGGCATCGCCAACCTGCCTGCTCCGACCGGCGCAACCGGCAAGTGGTCGCCGTTCGTGGGCGTGCAGGGCATCATGATGAACGCCTACAGCAAGAACAAGCAGGCAGCTTCGGCGCTCGCCAAGATGCTGGTGAGCAGCAGCTCGCAGGTCGCCTTCAACAAGGCCGGTGGGCGCATTCCGGTCAGCCTCGCCGCCCGCGTGCAGCTGAAGGCCGATCCGGTGGTGGTGGGCTTCGGTAAGGCCATCAGCGCGGGCACCCCCATGCCCAACGTGCCGCAGATGGGCGCAGTGTGGGGCCCGTGGAGCAACGCCGTCGCCCAGAGCGTCCAGAAGCCCAACCCCAACTACAGCGGCATCCTCGACAGCGCCGTCAAGGAAATCAACAGCAACATCAAGTGA